The genomic interval AAATATCGACCAGGTGGATCTGGTCTGCCCGGCGTACGACGTCGTCCGGCACCGTTTCGGCCTGCCGCACCTCGGTGACGGCGCTGACGACGTCCCCCAGGGACGCCAGGTGCTGGATGTTGACGGTGGAGAGGACATTGATGCCGGCGTCGAGCAGTTCATCGATGTCCTCCCAGCGTTTGGCGTGCCGGCTGCCGGGGATGTTTGAGTGTGCGTATTCGTCCACGACGGCGGTCGCCGGTGCACGGTGGAGGACGGCGTCGAGATCCATCTCGTCGAACTCGGTGCCCCGGTACGCGAGGCGCCGGGGCGGGATGACCTCGAGCCCGTCCAGCAGCGCCCGCGTCTCGGCGCGGCCGTGGTCCAGGGCGAACGCGACGACGACGTCCTCGCCCCGGGTGCCGAGGCGGTGGGCCTCTTCGAGCATTTCGTACGTCTTGCCGACTCCGGGCGCGGCCCCGAGGAAGATGCGCAGCGTTCCACGTGCCATGCCGTCATTCTTTCACTGGGAGGGGCCCGGTCACTGCTGCGGCGCCGGGCCGGGCGCGGCGGCGGCAATATCCAGGTTCAGGGCGGTGACATTGACGGAGGGCTGGCCCAGGAACGCTTCGAGGCCGTCGGCGGTGTTCCGGTCCACGAGGTCCTGGACCGTGTCGGCGCTGAGCCCGTGGGCTGCCGCGACCCTGGCCACCTGGAGCTTGGCGTAGGCCGGGGAGATGTCCGGGTCCAGCCCGGACCCGGAGGCGGTCACGGCGTCGGCAGGCACGTCGGCTTCACTGACACCTTCGGTGGCCGCCACGGCACTGCGGGCGGCCGTCACAGCGTCAAGGAGTTTCGGCTCATTGGGGCCGAGGTTGCTGGCCGATGACGACGCCGGGTCCCAGCTGACCGCCGAGGGCCGGGCGTGGAACCAGGCCGGATCCTGGACCCCTTCCTCGTTGGCCACCGTCTGGGCGATGAGGGCCGACGCCGCGGGAGCACCGCCGTCGTTCCTAATAATGGAGCCGTTGGCCTGGTACGGGGCGGCCAGCTGTCCGACGCCGAAGACGGCAAGCGGGTACGCCAGTCCGAGGACCACGGTTGCAAGGAGCAGGAATCTGGCGGCGGTTCCGGCCTGGCGGAGGTAGCCTGTGAGCGTATTCATGGAATGTTCCTAGCCGATGCCGGGGATCACGGAAATGATCAGGTCAATGAGTTTGATGCCGATGAACGGTGCGATGAGCCCGCCGAGGCCGTAGACGAGCAGGTTCCGGCCCAGCGCCTGATTGGCGGACACGGCCCGGTATTTTACGCCGCGGAGCGCCAGCGGAATCAGGGCGATGATGATCAGCGCGTTGAAGATGACGGCGGACAGGATGGCTGAGGCAGGGCTAGTGAGTCCCATGATGTTCAGCAGCCCGAGGCCCGGAAAAGCCGCCGTGAACAGGGCAGGGACGATGGCGAAGTATTTCGCGACGTCGTTGGCGATGGAGAACGTCGTGAGTGCACCCCGGGTGATCAGCAGCTGCTTTCCGATGCCCACAATGTTGATGAGCTTCGTCGGGTCGGAGTCGAGGTCCACCATGTTGGCGGCCTCCTTGGCGGCCGGGGTGCCGGAGTTCATGGCGACGCCGACGTCCGCGGCGGCCAGTGCGGGGGCGTCGTTGGTGCCGTCCCCGGTCATGGCCACGAGGCGTCCGGCGGCCTGCTCCTTTTTGATGACGGCGAGCTTGTCCTCGGGGGTGGCTTCGGCGAGGAAATCATCGACGCCGGCCTCGGCAGCGATCGCTTTGGCGGTGACGGGGTTGTCGCCGGTGACCATCACCGTCCGAATTCCCATTTTCCGCAGCTCGGCGAAGCGGGCCTGCATGCCTGGCTTGACGACGTCGGCCAGGTGGATGGTGCCAAGGATCCGGGCGCCGTCCCTGGTTGCCGTGGCAACCAGCAGCGGCGTGCC from Pseudarthrobacter sp. SSS035 carries:
- the kdpC gene encoding K(+)-transporting ATPase subunit C — its product is MNTLTGYLRQAGTAARFLLLATVVLGLAYPLAVFGVGQLAAPYQANGSIIRNDGGAPAASALIAQTVANEEGVQDPAWFHARPSAVSWDPASSSASNLGPNEPKLLDAVTAARSAVAATEGVSEADVPADAVTASGSGLDPDISPAYAKLQVARVAAAHGLSADTVQDLVDRNTADGLEAFLGQPSVNVTALNLDIAAAAPGPAPQQ